The Solenopsis invicta isolate M01_SB chromosome 12, UNIL_Sinv_3.0, whole genome shotgun sequence genome window below encodes:
- the LOC105202671 gene encoding leucine-rich repeat protein soc-2 homolog has translation MKKSSEHWTSVSNISSGCLPKTRRSRATSLGDDSLLNFYMKEQDIPEYLEGCGLSACTASTASSDISEEVDLQEMRVHNKKKFSTASSIGSSTSLVDSKKIVMVKHPDSNKAKPTTKRNKPIQAELDVSKEFVRCRENCVKRLDLSKASITILPSSVKELKHLREFYLYGNKLVTLPPEIGYLSNLETLALSENALTSLPNTLDNLKLLRVLDLRHNKLTEIPDVVYRLTSLTTLYLRFNRLKYVSDNICNLTRLTMLSFRENKIKELPAGIGELVNLVTFDVSHNHLEHLPVEIGKCVQLSSLDVQHNELLDLPDTIGNLVALTRLGLRYNRLTNIPKSLANCRMMDEFSVEGNQVSHLPDGLLASLSCLTTITLSRNNFTSYPAGGPAQFVNAYSINVEHNQIDKIPYGIFSRSRNLTKLNMKENLLNALPLDIGSWVTMVELNLGTNQLMKLPDDIQCLQSLEVLILSNNLLKRIPTTMVNLHKLRVLDLEENRIDMLPNDIGLMTELQKLILQSNQITVLPRSIGHLKNLTYLSVGENNLSCLPEEVGTLDSLESLYLNDNPNLHNLPFELALCKNLGIMSIENCPLSHIPAEIVAGGPSLVVQFLKMQGPYRPL, from the coding sequence ATGAAAAAATCGAGCGAGCACTGGACAAGCGTGAGCAACATATCGTCGGGGTGCCTGCCGAAGACGAGGCGTAGTCGCGCGACGAGTCTCGGGGACGACAGTCTACTAAACTTCTACATGAAGGAACAGGATATACCCGAGTACCTGGAGGGCTGCGGCCTGTCAGCCTGCACGGCCAGCACGGCCAGCAGCGACATTTCCGAGGAAGTGGACCTCCAAGAGATGCGCGTTCACAATAAGAAGAAGTTCTCCACCGCTTCGTCCATCGGGAGCAGCACTAGTTTGGTCGACTCCAAGAAGATTGTCATGGTTAAGCATCCAGACTCGAACAAGGCGAAACCCACTACCAAGAGGAATAAACCGATTCAGGCTGAGTTGGACGTGAGTAAGGAGTTCGTTCGATGCAGGGAGAATTGCGTCAAGCGGTTGGACCTGAGCAAGGCCAGTATCACGATTCTGCCCAGTTCCGTGAAGGAGCTGAAACACCTGCGCGAGTTCTACCTCTATGGCAACAAGTTGGTGACCTTGCCACCCGAAATCGGCTACCTCTCGAATCTGGAGACGTTGGCGTTGAGCGAGAACGCGCTCACCAGTCTGCCCAACACTCTGGACAACCTCAAGTTGCTGCGAGTGCTGGATCTCAGGCACAACAAGCTCACCGAGATTCCGGACGTGGTGTACAGGCTCACGTCGCTTACCACGTTGTACCTGCGCTTCAACCGCCTCAAGTATGTTAGCGATAACATATGTAATCTGACGAGGCTCACCATGCTGAGCTTTCGGGAGAATAAGATCAAGGAGCTGCCTGCGGGGATAGGCGAACTAGTCAATCTTGTCACCTTCGACGTTTCGCACAATCATCTCGAGCACCTGCCCGTGGAGATTGGTAAGTGCGTGCAGCTGTCCAGCCTGGATGTGCAGCACAACGAGCTTCTCGACCTGCCGGACACGATCGGTAATCTGGTGGCGCTCACGAGACTCGGCCTCCGATACAACAGATTAACGAACATACCGAAATCGTTGGCGAACTGCAGGATGATGGATGAATTCAGCGTGGAGGGCAATCAGGTGTCGCATCTGCCGGACGGTTTGCTGGCGAGTCTGTCGTGTCTCACGACGATCACACTGTCCAGGAATAACTTTACCTCGTATCCGGCAGGCGGCCCGGCACAATTCGTCAACGCCTACTCCATCAATGTGGAGCACAATCAGATCGACAAGATACCCTACGGTATCTTCTCACGATCCAGAAACCTCACGAAGCTGAACATGAAGGAGAATCTGCTGAACGCTCTGCCGTTGGACATCGGTTCGTGGGTGACGATGGTCGAGCTAAATCTCGGAACAAATCAGCTGATGAAGCTTCCGGACGACATACAGTGCCTGCAAAGTCTGGAGGTGTTGATACTCTCCAACAATTTGCTAAAACGTATCCCGACCACTATGGTGAACCTTCATAAGCTGCGGGTGCTGGATCTGGAGGAGAATCGCATCGACATGTTGCCGAATGACATTGGCTTGATGACCGAGTTACAAAAGCTGATCCTGCAGTCAAATCAGATCACCGTGCTGCCACGCTCCATCGGGCACTTGAAAAATCTCACGTACCTCAGCGTGGGTGAGAACAATTTGAGCTGTTTGCCGGAGGAAGTTGGCACCTTGGACAGTCTGGAGTCGCTCTACCTTAACGACAACCCGAACCTGCATAATCTACCGTTTGAGCTGGCGTTGTGCAAGAATCTCGGTATTATGTCAATTGAGAATTGTCCGCTGTCGCATATACCTGCGGAGATTGTAGCCGGTGGACCGTCACTGGTGGTCCAATTTCTCAAAATGCAAGGTCCCTATCGACCATTATAA
- the LOC105202672 gene encoding uncharacterized protein LOC105202672 — MTDSKNVTCTKNTKNPDVPDRSSLIAYGNKSVELRLMKDSINMYRDSFLEREKILEEEKRKLEELNYQVWSLEDSLCGQVWQFSHKHNFGDIFQYHPFVTDNAKRGNYKNTDMERSSKLIDLTNKIDAIKKEMIALNQRRNVKREVESALIKLGKLQLISDEVTELLRLICPSESSCKFETISMPIYDEMVPNHVNKVKRRRNDPDRTKHVENVRSNLVPKDKSITLRTDKPPLMHRKEFIFTTPTNYPQLSLERSLILTANTVIMNASAESSRNEKLKNFTLKKRSEISIRFQQYHKHK, encoded by the exons ATGACTGATTCCAAGAACGTTACTTGCACGAAGAACACGAAAAATCCTGACGTTCCTGATCGGTCTTCTCTAATCGCATACGGGAATAAAAGTGTAGAATTGAGACTCATGAAGGATTCAATAAATATGTACCGAGACAGCTTTctggagagagagaagatacTGGAAGAAGAAAAACGAAAGCTA GAGGAATTAAATTATCAAGTGTGGTCACTGGAGGACTCGTTATGCGGACAGGTATGGCAATTCTCGCACAAACACAATTTTGGTGATATCTTTCAATATCATCCATTTGTTACGGACAATGCGAAGCGAGGCAACTATAAAAATACAG ATATGGAAAGGAGCTCCAAGCTGATCGATCTTACAAATAAAATCGATGCTATCAAAAAGGAAATGATTGCCCTTAACCAGAGAAGGAATGTCAAACGAGAGGTGGAGAGCGCATTAATAAAATTGGGGAAGTTGCAACTAATTTCGGACGAAGTTACAGAATTACTGAG GCTGATATGCCCCTCGGAATCTTCGTGTAAATTCGAGACGATATCAATGCCGATATACGATGAAATGGTTCCTAATCACGTAAACAAAGTCAAACGACGTAGGAATGATCCAGATCGCACAA AACACGTGGAGAACGTCAGATCGAATCTTGTACCTAAGGACAAATCAATTACTTTGAGGACCGATAAACCGCCTCTTATGCACAGGAAAGAATTCATATTTACGACTCCTACGAATTATCCTCAACTGTCCCTCGAGAGGAGTCTTATATTAACTGCGAATACGGTGATCATGAACGCATCTGCAGAA tcCTCGAGAAATGagaagttgaaaaattttactctgaAAAAACGCAGCGAGATTTCCATCAGATTTCAACAATACCATAAGCACAAGTAA
- the LOC105202674 gene encoding zinc finger CCHC domain-containing protein 10 codes for MNSNGLKLLKKADPYPQGVRCQKCLEMGHWSYECKGKRKYLHRSSRTSQLKKALQKQEGDNNQEQNKKEKNHHIKKKMRKEESSSSSEWSSDSSKSSKSSTSSESSSSSSSSSSDSESDSSDSVSSSSSSSSSNSSSSYGSYKDK; via the exons ATGAACTCGAACGGGTTAAAGCTGCTGAAGAAGGC GGATCCGTATCCGCAGGGGGTGCGATGCCAGAAGTGTCTGGAAATGGGACACTGGAGTTATGAATGTAAAGGCAAGAGGAAGTATCTGCACAGATCTTCCCGTACCTCGCAGCTGAAGAAGGCCCTGCAGAAGCAGGAGGGTGACAATAA TCAAGAGCaaaacaagaaagaaaagaatcatCACATCAAGAAGAAAATGAGGAAGGAGGAATCCAGCAGTTCGAGCGAATGGAGTAGCGACAGTAGCAAGAGCAGCAAAAGTTCTACCAGTAGTGAaagtagtagtagtagcagCAGTTCTTCGTCGGACAGCGAATCGGACTCTAGCGACAGTGTGTCTAGTAGCAGTAGTAGCAGTAGTAGTAATAGCAGCAGCAGTTATGGTTCCTACAAAGATAAATAG